Proteins found in one Salvia splendens isolate huo1 chromosome 10, SspV2, whole genome shotgun sequence genomic segment:
- the LOC121750425 gene encoding zinc finger protein SHOOT GRAVITROPISM 5-like: MLTNIDPSAVPEPPFSYAATKRKRRPAGTPDPDAEVVSLSPKTLLESDRYVCEICNQGFQRDQNLQMHRRRHKVPWKLLKRETPLARKRVFVCPEPSCLHHDPCHALGDLVGIKKHFRRKHSNQKQWVCDKCSKGYAVQSDYKAHLKTCGTRGHSCDCGRVFSRVESFIEHQDACSMGRLRSDAHPLQQQQPPACLSRTALSPSPSSDTNLSAPWQAALALPKPNESLFLTSMGEAVRPPNLELQLLTKSSGEEQSTQLQLSIGSSEINGEAEMVSRCSPRGSSNAGGRPAAAAARVNEQAQEQLRVAMAEKAYAEEARQVAKRQIEAAEQEFANAKRIRQAAQAELEKAQALKESATKKINAAMLEITCHSCKSKFQQALLAESSRENSNSIGLNFISSALRGWEVKKADK; encoded by the exons ATGCTCACCAACATTGATCCCTCCGCCGTGCCGGAGCCCCCTTTCTCCTACGCCGCCACCAAGCGCAAGCGCCGCCCTGCCGGAACCCcag ATCCGGATGCGGAGGTGGTGTCGCTGTCGCCAAAGACGCTGCTGGAGTCGGATCGGTACGTGTGCGAGATCTGCAACCAAGGGTTCCAGAGGGATCAGAACCTGCAGATGCACAGGAGGCGCCACAAGGTGCCGTGGAAGCTGCTGAAGAGGGAGACGCCCTTGGCGCGTAAGCGCGTGTTCGTGTGCCCGGAGCCGAGCTGCCTCCACCACGATCCTTGCCACGCCCTCGGCGACCTCGTCGGCATCAAGAAGCACTTCCGCCGCAAGCACAGCAACCAGAAGCAATGGGTCTGCGACAAGTGCTCCAAAGGATACGCCGTCCAGTCCGACTACAAAGCCCACCTCAAGACCTGCGGCACCCGCGGCCACTCCTGCGACTGCGGCCGCGTCTTCTCCAg GGTGGAGAGTTTCATCGAGCATCAAGATGCTTGCAGCATGGGGCGCCTCCGCTCCGACGCCCACCCCctccagcagcagcagccgcccGCGTGCTTATCGCGGACGGCGCTGAGCCCTAGCCCCTCCAGCGACACCAATCTCAGCGCCCCGTGGCAGGCAGCACTCGCTCTACCCAAGCCTAACGAATCACTCTTCTTAACAAGTATGGGGGAAGCAGTCCGTCCCCCAAATCTCGAACTCCAGCTCTTAACAAAATCGAGCGGCGAGGAGCAATCGACTCAGCTGCAACTCTCAATCGGCTCGTCGGAGATCAACGGCGAGGCGGAGATGGTGAGCCGGTGCTCGCCGCGGGGGAGCAGCAACGCCGGCGGGaggccggcggcggcggcggcgagggTGAATGAGCAGGCGCAGGAGCAGCTGCGGGTGGCGATGGCGGAGAAGGCGTACGCGGAGGAGGCGCGGCAGGTGGCGAAGCGGCAGATTGAGGCGGCGGAGCAGGAGTTTGCCAACGCGAAGCGGATCCGGCAGGCGGCGCAGGCGGAGCTCGAGAAGGCGCAGGCTCTCAAGGAGAGCGCCACGAAGAAGATCAACGCCGCAATGCTCGAGATCACGTGCCATTCCTGCAAATCCAAGTTTCAGCAAGCGTTGCTCGCAGAGTCGTCGCGTGAGAATTCGAATTCGATTGGATTGAATTTCATCTCGTCTGCGCTCAGAGGCTGGGAAGTGAAGAAAGCcgataaataa